From one Streptomyces sp. R41 genomic stretch:
- the smpB gene encoding SsrA-binding protein SmpB, which produces MYVPKESQPKQGGAASAKAKDGKRKIVAQNKKARHDYAIIDTYEAGLVLTGTEVKSLRQGRASLTDGFVQIDGNEAWLHNAHIPEYSQGTWTNHSVRRKRKLLLHREEIDKLESKSQETGHTIVPLALYFKDGRAKAEIALARGKKEYDKRQTLREKQDRRESDRAIAAAKRKQRGE; this is translated from the coding sequence ATGTACGTACCGAAAGAGTCCCAGCCCAAGCAGGGCGGGGCGGCCTCCGCCAAGGCCAAGGACGGCAAGCGCAAGATCGTCGCGCAGAACAAGAAGGCACGGCACGACTACGCGATCATCGACACCTACGAGGCCGGGCTCGTGCTCACCGGCACCGAGGTGAAGTCGCTGCGCCAGGGACGCGCCTCGCTGACCGACGGCTTCGTCCAGATCGACGGGAACGAGGCGTGGCTGCACAACGCCCACATCCCCGAGTACAGCCAGGGCACCTGGACCAACCACTCCGTGCGGCGCAAGCGCAAGCTGCTCCTGCACCGCGAGGAGATCGACAAGCTGGAGTCGAAGTCCCAGGAGACGGGTCACACGATCGTGCCCCTCGCCCTGTACTTCAAGGACGGTCGAGCGAAGGCCGAGATCGCGCTCGCCCGCGGTAAGAAGGAGTACGACAAGCGACAGACCCTGCGTGAGAAGCAGGACCGGCGCGAGTCGGACCGCGCGATCGCGGCGGCGAAACGGAAGCAGCGGGGCGAGTAG
- the prfB gene encoding peptide chain release factor 2 encodes MAVVDVSEELKSLSSTMESIEAVLDLAKLRADIAVLEEQAAAPSLWDDPDEAQKITSKLSHLQAEVRKAEALRGRIDDLSVLFEMAEEEDDPDTRAEAESELTSVKKALDEMEVRTLLSGEYDSREAVVTIRAEAGGVDASDFAEKLQRMYLRWAERHGYKTELYETSYAEEAGIKSTTFAVHVPYAYGTLSVEQGTHRLVRISPFDNQGRRQTSFAGVEILPVVEQTDHIEIDESELRVDVYRSSGPGGQGVNTTDSAVRLTHLPTGIVVSCQNERSQIQNKASAMNVLQAKLLERRRQEEQAKMDALKGDGGNSWGNQMRSYVLHPYQMVKDLRTEFEVGNPEAVFGGEIDGFLEAGIRWRKQQEK; translated from the coding sequence GTGGCAGTCGTCGATGTATCCGAAGAGCTCAAGTCCCTCTCCTCGACCATGGAGTCGATCGAGGCCGTCCTGGACCTCGCCAAGCTGAGGGCAGACATCGCCGTGCTCGAGGAGCAGGCGGCCGCGCCGTCCCTGTGGGACGACCCGGACGAGGCGCAGAAGATCACCAGCAAGCTGAGCCACCTCCAGGCGGAGGTCAGGAAGGCCGAGGCGCTGCGCGGGCGTATCGACGATCTGAGCGTGCTCTTCGAGATGGCGGAGGAAGAGGACGACCCGGACACCCGCGCCGAGGCCGAGTCCGAGCTCACCTCCGTCAAGAAGGCGCTGGACGAGATGGAAGTCCGGACCCTGCTGTCCGGGGAGTACGACTCCCGTGAGGCCGTCGTCACCATCCGCGCCGAGGCCGGCGGCGTCGACGCCTCCGACTTCGCCGAGAAGCTCCAGCGCATGTACCTGCGGTGGGCGGAGCGGCACGGCTACAAGACGGAGCTCTACGAGACCTCGTACGCGGAAGAGGCCGGCATCAAGTCGACCACCTTCGCCGTCCACGTCCCGTACGCCTACGGCACGCTCTCCGTGGAGCAGGGCACCCACCGGCTGGTCCGTATCTCGCCCTTCGACAACCAGGGGCGTCGCCAGACCTCCTTCGCCGGTGTCGAGATCCTGCCCGTCGTCGAGCAGACCGACCACATCGAAATCGACGAGTCGGAGCTCCGAGTCGATGTGTACCGGTCGTCGGGCCCGGGTGGTCAGGGCGTCAACACCACCGACTCCGCGGTGCGGCTGACCCACCTTCCCACCGGCATCGTCGTCTCCTGCCAGAACGAGCGGTCGCAGATCCAGAACAAGGCCTCGGCCATGAACGTTCTGCAGGCCAAGCTGCTCGAGCGGCGCCGGCAGGAGGAGCAGGCCAAGATGGACGCCCTCAAGGGCGACGGCGGCAACTCCTGGGGAAACCAGATGCGTTCATACGTCCTGCACCCGTACCAGATGGTCAAGGACCTGCGCACCGAGTTCGAAGTCGGCAACCCCGAGGCCGTGTTCGGCGGCGAGATCGACGGTTTCCTCGAGGCCGGAATTCGCTGGCGCAAGCAGCAGGAGAAGTAA
- a CDS encoding S41 family peptidase, protein MSGRDLFCEPRRIRRGAALTLVFASVLVVGATTGSFSDPGRKSHSSASSRSTPTGHHEDVTEAAAEAMADGKSPMEAAERAVSRSGDRWGAVYSQGEYEEFEEALDGQYTGVGLWARRERDGRIEVTRVQTGSPAAAAGIRKGDRLRSVDGEKVDGRPITEVVSLLRGDADDAAAGTEVSLDLERGTRAWSRTLRRARLSTDSVTIHKLPGGVTVIKVAAFTKGSGDLVRTAVAEAPRRAGIVLDLRGNSGGLVTEAVTAASAFLDGGLVATYDVNGEQRALHAASGGDTARPLVALVDGGTMSAAELLTGALQDRGRAVVVGSRTFGKGSVQMPSRLPDGSVAELTVGHYRTPSGRGVDGRGITPDLEADDGSLQRAETVLSGLGDES, encoded by the coding sequence ATGTCAGGCCGTGACCTGTTCTGTGAGCCCCGCCGCATCCGCCGCGGGGCCGCCCTGACATTGGTGTTCGCGAGCGTCCTCGTCGTCGGCGCGACGACCGGATCCTTCTCCGACCCCGGCCGGAAATCCCATTCCAGCGCGTCGTCCCGTTCGACGCCCACCGGCCACCACGAGGACGTCACCGAGGCCGCCGCCGAGGCGATGGCCGACGGCAAGTCGCCCATGGAGGCCGCCGAGCGGGCCGTCAGCCGCAGCGGCGACCGCTGGGGCGCGGTCTACTCCCAGGGCGAGTACGAGGAGTTCGAGGAAGCCCTCGACGGCCAGTACACCGGCGTCGGGCTCTGGGCCCGGCGCGAGCGTGACGGACGTATCGAAGTGACCCGCGTGCAGACCGGGTCGCCCGCGGCCGCCGCCGGGATCCGCAAGGGCGACCGGCTGCGCAGTGTCGACGGCGAGAAGGTCGACGGCCGGCCGATCACCGAGGTCGTCTCCTTACTGCGCGGCGACGCGGACGACGCGGCCGCCGGTACGGAGGTCTCCCTCGACCTGGAGCGCGGCACGCGCGCGTGGAGCCGGACACTGCGCCGGGCCAGGCTGTCCACGGACTCCGTGACCATCCACAAGCTTCCCGGCGGCGTCACCGTGATCAAGGTCGCCGCCTTCACCAAGGGCTCGGGCGATCTCGTACGGACCGCCGTCGCCGAGGCCCCCCGGCGGGCCGGAATCGTCCTCGACCTGCGCGGCAACTCCGGAGGCCTGGTCACCGAGGCCGTCACCGCCGCCTCCGCCTTCCTCGACGGCGGCCTCGTCGCCACGTACGACGTGAACGGAGAGCAGCGCGCCCTGCACGCCGCCTCCGGCGGCGACACGGCCAGACCCCTGGTCGCGCTCGTCGACGGCGGCACGATGAGCGCGGCCGAGCTGCTCACCGGAGCCCTCCAGGACCGCGGCCGCGCGGTCGTCGTGGGCTCCAGGACCTTCGGCAAGGGCTCGGTCCAGATGCCGAGCCGGCTGCCCGACGGCTCCGTCGCCGAGCTGACCGTCGGGCACTACCGCACCCCCTCCGGGCGCGGCGTGGACGGCCGGGGCATCACCCCCGACCTGGAGGCGGACGACGGATCCCTGCAGCGGGCCGAGACGGTGCTGAGCGGGCTCGGGGACGAGTCGTAG
- a CDS encoding glycoside hydrolase family 3 C-terminal domain-containing protein yields MKGKRSKGRQRTTVVVALALIAGLGATVPAGADTPSYAFRDPNLPVAERVDDLLGRLTLDEKISLLHQYEPAIPRLGIQAFRTGTEALHGVAWLGKTTVFPQAIGLASTWDPALIEQVGSAVGDEARGFQQERPDGWGLNLWAPVVNLLRDPRWGRNEEGYSEDPYLTGSISTAYGDGLTGGDPDHLKTAPTLKHYLANNNEVHRATTSSDLRPRVQHEYDEAAFKPAIEADAATGVMSSYNLVNGRPNTVNPDLNDVVRSWSSRDLLNVTDAFAPGNLLPATQNYYPTLAEGDAAALKAGIDSFTDNSADSGPTVAAVNSAVQQGLLKESDIDTAVSHILAVRVRLGEFDPNGGKYGSIDKSVINSPAHRKLAREAATEAAVLLKNQNALPLKKSAHDVAVVGPLADTLYTDWYSGTLPYAVTPKQGIEAKLGTSVASSEGADRIALKDTATGKYVTAGTSDAGAALKEGTETGTASQFDVFDWGSGIVTLRSAANGKYVGYNWSNFVNDQVQPNGWYVQQQFKLERQDDGSYLLRYAGYETAESWWSNPVYLGPTGDDGTLGLVPKEQAAHYTKDVVRSGVDEAVAAVKGKDTAVVVVGSMPSINGREDHDRTDMGLAPSQEALVKAVHAANPKTVVVVENSYPTTLGALQTEVPALLWTTHAGQETGSALADLLYGDANPAGRLTQTWYRSESDLPSILDYDIIKSDRTYQYFKGQPLYPFGYGLSYTSFRYGALKPVEGGYEVAVTNTGHRAGDEVVQLYTHQRTSRDKQPLKQLKAYARVSLKPGETKTVTLKLRTKDLAHWDVTRSRWVVESGTYDVLAGASSSDIRARTTLTAHGETIPARDLAKVTRAENFDDYADVRLVDESKARGTAVGAAGDGAWLKFADARLGSGAARFTARVAGTGSGTVEVRLGSPTGTLVGTARTDGTASTYDYETVTTALTTAAKGRQDVYLVLSAGLRLSTFSLR; encoded by the coding sequence ATGAAAGGCAAGAGAAGCAAGGGAAGACAGAGAACCACGGTCGTCGTCGCGCTGGCCCTGATCGCCGGACTCGGCGCCACCGTTCCCGCGGGCGCGGACACCCCCTCGTACGCCTTCCGCGACCCGAACCTCCCCGTGGCCGAACGGGTCGACGACCTGCTGGGCCGCCTCACCCTCGACGAGAAGATCTCCCTCCTCCACCAGTACGAGCCCGCCATCCCCCGCCTCGGCATCCAGGCCTTCCGCACCGGCACCGAAGCCCTGCACGGCGTCGCCTGGCTCGGCAAGACCACCGTGTTCCCGCAGGCGATCGGGCTCGCGTCGACCTGGGACCCGGCGCTGATCGAGCAGGTCGGCTCGGCGGTCGGCGACGAGGCGCGCGGCTTCCAGCAGGAACGCCCGGACGGCTGGGGCCTCAACCTCTGGGCGCCGGTGGTGAACCTGCTGCGCGACCCGCGCTGGGGACGCAACGAGGAGGGCTACTCCGAGGACCCGTACCTCACGGGCTCGATCTCCACGGCGTACGGCGACGGCCTGACCGGCGGCGATCCCGACCACCTCAAGACGGCGCCCACCCTCAAGCACTACCTCGCCAACAACAACGAGGTGCACCGCGCGACCACGTCTTCCGACCTGCGCCCGCGCGTCCAGCACGAGTACGACGAGGCGGCCTTCAAGCCCGCGATCGAGGCGGACGCGGCGACGGGTGTCATGTCCTCCTACAACCTGGTCAACGGCCGCCCCAACACGGTGAATCCGGACCTCAACGACGTCGTACGGTCCTGGTCTTCACGCGATCTGCTGAACGTCACCGACGCCTTCGCTCCCGGCAACCTGCTCCCCGCCACCCAGAACTACTACCCCACGCTCGCCGAGGGCGACGCGGCCGCACTGAAGGCCGGCATCGACAGCTTCACGGACAACAGCGCGGATTCAGGGCCGACGGTCGCGGCCGTCAACTCGGCAGTGCAGCAAGGCCTGTTGAAGGAATCGGACATCGACACGGCCGTCTCCCACATCCTCGCCGTGCGCGTCCGGCTCGGCGAATTCGATCCGAACGGCGGCAAGTACGGCTCGATCGACAAGTCCGTGATCAACAGCCCGGCCCACCGGAAGCTGGCCCGCGAGGCGGCGACGGAGGCCGCGGTGCTCCTGAAGAACCAGAACGCGCTGCCTCTGAAGAAGTCCGCGCACGACGTGGCCGTCGTCGGGCCCCTCGCCGACACCCTCTACACCGACTGGTACTCGGGCACGCTGCCGTACGCGGTCACTCCCAAGCAGGGCATCGAGGCGAAGCTCGGCACCTCGGTGGCGAGCAGCGAGGGCGCGGACCGCATCGCGCTGAAGGACACGGCGACGGGGAAGTACGTCACGGCGGGGACCTCTGACGCGGGAGCGGCTCTCAAGGAGGGCACGGAGACCGGCACGGCCTCCCAGTTCGACGTCTTCGACTGGGGCTCCGGCATCGTGACCCTGCGCTCGGCCGCCAACGGCAAATACGTCGGCTACAACTGGTCGAACTTCGTCAACGACCAAGTACAGCCCAATGGTTGGTACGTCCAGCAGCAGTTCAAGCTGGAGCGCCAGGACGACGGCAGCTATCTGCTCCGGTACGCCGGGTACGAGACCGCCGAGTCCTGGTGGTCGAACCCCGTCTATCTCGGCCCGACCGGCGACGACGGCACCCTCGGCCTGGTCCCCAAGGAGCAGGCCGCGCACTACACGAAGGACGTCGTCCGCAGCGGGGTCGACGAGGCGGTTGCCGCGGTGAAGGGCAAGGACACGGCGGTGGTCGTGGTCGGCTCGATGCCGTCGATCAACGGCCGCGAGGACCACGACCGTACCGACATGGGCCTGGCACCCTCGCAGGAAGCCCTGGTCAAGGCGGTGCACGCGGCCAACCCGAAGACGGTCGTGGTCGTCGAGAACAGCTACCCGACCACCCTCGGCGCCCTCCAGACAGAGGTCCCGGCCCTCCTGTGGACCACCCACGCGGGCCAGGAGACCGGCAGCGCCCTCGCCGACCTCCTCTACGGCGACGCGAACCCGGCGGGCCGCCTCACCCAGACCTGGTACCGGTCCGAGTCGGACCTCCCCTCGATCCTCGACTACGACATCATCAAGTCCGATCGCACCTACCAGTACTTCAAGGGGCAGCCCCTCTACCCCTTCGGCTACGGCCTCTCGTACACATCCTTCCGCTACGGCGCTCTGAAGCCCGTCGAGGGCGGTTACGAGGTGGCGGTGACCAACACCGGACATCGCGCCGGCGACGAGGTCGTCCAGCTCTACACGCACCAGCGGACCTCGCGCGACAAACAGCCGCTGAAGCAGCTGAAGGCGTACGCGCGGGTGTCGCTGAAGCCGGGCGAGACGAAGACGGTGACCTTGAAGCTGCGCACGAAGGACCTCGCGCACTGGGACGTCACGCGCTCCCGGTGGGTGGTGGAGAGCGGCACGTACGACGTCCTGGCCGGGGCCTCCTCGTCCGACATCCGCGCCCGTACGACGCTGACGGCGCACGGCGAGACGATCCCGGCCCGGGATCTCGCCAAGGTGACCCGGGCGGAGAACTTCGACGACTACGCGGACGTCAGGCTGGTCGACGAGTCGAAGGCGCGCGGTACGGCGGTGGGCGCGGCGGGTGACGGGGCCTGGCTGAAGTTCGCGGACGCCCGGCTCGGCTCGGGGGCGGCGCGGTTCACCGCACGGGTGGCGGGGACCGGCTCGGGGACGGTCGAGGTCCGCCTCGGGTCGCCCACCGGCACGCTGGTCGGTACGGCGCGCACGGACGGTACGGCATCGACGTACGACTACGAGACGGTGACCACCGCCCTGACCACGGCGGCGAAGGGCCGCCAGGACGTGTACCTGGTGCTGAGCGCGGGGCTGCGGCTGTCGACCTTCTCGCTCCGCTGA
- the ftsX gene encoding permease-like cell division protein FtsX, with protein sequence MRAQFVLSEIGVGLRRNLTMTFAVVVSVALSLALFGGSLLMSDQVSTMKGYWYDKVNVSIFLCNKSDAESDPNCAKGAVTADQKKQILADLDKMSSVVQKVSYESSDQAYKHYKEQFGDSPLASSLTPDQMQESYRIKLKDPEKYQVIATAFDGRDGVQSVQDQKGILDNLFGLLNGMNWAARAVMAMMLVVALMLIVNTVRVSAFSRRRETGIMRLVGASGFYIQAPFIMEAAVAGLIGGGVACGFLLIARYFIIDHGLALSEKLNLINFIGWDAVLTKLPLILATSLLMPALAAFFALRKYLKV encoded by the coding sequence ATGCGCGCGCAGTTCGTTCTGTCGGAGATCGGTGTCGGTCTCCGCCGCAATCTGACCATGACCTTCGCGGTCGTCGTCTCGGTCGCCCTCTCGCTCGCCCTGTTCGGCGGTTCGCTCCTGATGAGCGACCAGGTCAGCACGATGAAGGGCTACTGGTACGACAAGGTCAACGTCTCGATCTTCCTCTGCAACAAGAGCGATGCCGAGTCCGACCCCAACTGCGCCAAGGGCGCGGTGACCGCCGACCAGAAGAAGCAGATCCTCGCCGACCTGGACAAGATGTCCTCGGTCGTCCAGAAGGTCAGCTACGAGTCCTCGGACCAGGCGTACAAGCACTACAAGGAGCAGTTCGGCGACTCCCCGCTGGCCAGCTCCCTCACGCCGGACCAGATGCAGGAGTCGTACCGGATCAAGCTGAAGGACCCGGAGAAGTACCAGGTCATCGCGACCGCCTTCGACGGGCGTGACGGCGTGCAGTCCGTGCAGGACCAGAAGGGCATCCTGGACAACCTCTTCGGGCTGCTCAACGGCATGAACTGGGCCGCGCGCGCGGTGATGGCGATGATGCTCGTCGTCGCGCTGATGCTGATCGTCAACACGGTGCGTGTCTCCGCGTTCAGCCGAAGGAGAGAGACGGGGATCATGCGCCTCGTCGGCGCCTCCGGCTTCTACATCCAGGCGCCGTTCATCATGGAGGCCGCGGTCGCCGGGCTCATCGGCGGTGGTGTCGCCTGCGGATTCCTGCTGATCGCGCGGTACTTCATCATCGATCATGGTCTGGCGCTGTCCGAGAAGCTGAATTTGATCAACTTCATCGGCTGGGACGCCGTGTTGACGAAGCTGCCGCTCATCCTCGCGACGAGTCTGCTGATGCCCGCGCTGGCCGCGTTCTTCGCGTTGCGCAAGTACCTGAAGGTGTGA
- the ftsE gene encoding cell division ATP-binding protein FtsE has product MIRFDNVSKVYPKQTRPALRDVSLEVERGEFVFLVGSSGSGKSTFLRLILREERCSHGQVHVLGKDLARISNWKVPQMRRQLGTVFQDFRLLPNKTVAENVAFAQEVIGKSRGEIRKSVPQVLDLVGLGGKEDRMPGELSGGEQQRVAIARAFVNRPKLLIADEPTGNLDPQTSVGIMKLLDRINRTGTTVVMATHDQNIVDQMRKRVIELEKGRLVRDQARGVYGYQH; this is encoded by the coding sequence GTGATCCGATTCGACAACGTCTCCAAGGTCTACCCCAAGCAGACCCGCCCCGCTCTCAGGGATGTCTCCCTGGAGGTCGAGCGCGGAGAGTTCGTGTTCCTCGTGGGGTCCTCCGGCTCCGGAAAGTCCACCTTCCTGCGGCTGATCCTCCGCGAGGAGCGATGCAGTCATGGTCAGGTGCACGTCCTGGGCAAGGACCTCGCGCGCATCTCCAACTGGAAGGTGCCGCAGATGCGCCGCCAGCTGGGGACCGTGTTCCAGGACTTCCGCCTCCTGCCGAACAAGACGGTCGCCGAGAACGTGGCCTTCGCCCAGGAGGTCATCGGCAAGTCCCGTGGCGAGATCCGCAAGTCCGTGCCCCAGGTGCTCGACCTCGTCGGCCTGGGCGGCAAGGAGGACCGGATGCCCGGCGAGCTGTCCGGTGGTGAGCAGCAGCGCGTGGCCATCGCGAGAGCCTTCGTGAACCGGCCCAAGCTCCTCATCGCCGACGAGCCGACCGGAAACCTCGACCCGCAGACCTCCGTCGGCATCATGAAGCTGCTCGACCGCATCAACCGGACGGGCACGACCGTGGTGATGGCGACCCACGACCAGAACATCGTGGACCAGATGCGCAAGCGCGTCATCGAGCTGGAGAAGGGCCGTCTCGTCCGCGACCAGGCGCGCGGCGTCTACGGCTACCAGCACTGA
- a CDS encoding LacI family DNA-binding transcriptional regulator: MVKITDVARHAGVSPSTVSYALSGKRPISEETRQRIEASIRELGYRPHAGARALASSRSNVLALVVPLRAGIHVPVVMQFAVSVVTAARRHDHDVLLLTQEEGEDGLRRVADTALVDALIVMDVQLHDARLPLLRALDRPSVLIGFPATPDGLTCIDLDFKAAGELCVERLAGLGHRVVALVGSPPEVYVRGTAFAQRVVEGFTAAADRNGLASSVHPCEASPAAARQVAEQLLREQPALTGVVVHNEPILEPLIDAFEQLGLRIPGDLSVTAICPDELAEGVRVPVTSIAIPSTEVGARAVELLMKKLGGADVPEATLLAPRLTERASTARRAAP; this comes from the coding sequence ATGGTCAAGATCACCGATGTGGCGCGGCACGCCGGGGTGTCCCCGAGCACCGTCTCGTACGCCCTCAGCGGCAAGCGCCCGATCTCCGAGGAGACCCGGCAGCGCATCGAGGCGAGCATCCGCGAGCTGGGCTACCGCCCGCACGCGGGTGCGCGGGCACTGGCCAGCAGCCGGTCGAACGTGCTGGCGCTGGTGGTGCCGCTGCGAGCGGGCATCCATGTGCCGGTCGTGATGCAGTTCGCGGTGTCGGTGGTGACGGCGGCGCGCCGGCACGACCACGACGTCCTGCTGCTCACCCAGGAGGAGGGCGAGGACGGGCTGCGGCGGGTCGCGGACACCGCGCTGGTGGACGCGCTGATCGTGATGGACGTACAGCTCCACGATGCCCGGCTGCCGTTGCTGCGCGCGCTGGACCGGCCGTCCGTGCTCATCGGGTTCCCCGCGACTCCGGACGGGCTGACCTGCATCGACCTGGACTTCAAGGCGGCGGGCGAGCTGTGCGTCGAGCGGCTTGCGGGGCTCGGGCACCGGGTCGTGGCGCTGGTCGGGTCGCCGCCCGAGGTGTATGTGCGGGGGACTGCTTTCGCCCAGCGTGTGGTGGAGGGGTTCACGGCCGCCGCCGACCGCAACGGCCTCGCGTCCTCCGTCCACCCCTGCGAGGCCTCGCCCGCCGCCGCACGCCAGGTCGCCGAGCAACTGCTGCGCGAACAACCTGCGTTGACCGGTGTCGTCGTGCACAACGAACCGATCCTCGAGCCGCTGATCGACGCCTTCGAGCAGCTCGGACTGAGGATCCCCGGCGATCTGTCCGTCACCGCCATCTGCCCGGACGAACTCGCCGAGGGCGTCCGCGTCCCCGTCACCTCCATCGCCATCCCGTCCACCGAGGTGGGCGCACGGGCGGTGGAGCTGCTGATGAAGAAGCTGGGCGGCGCGGACGTGCCCGAGGCGACGCTGCTCGCTCCCCGGCTGACGGAGCGGGCGAGCACGGCCCGCCGCGCGGCCCCCTGA
- the yicI gene encoding alpha-xylosidase — protein MKFTDGYWLLREGVTAAHPVEVLDVTSGPGGLEIHAPTQPIRHRGDLLKGPVVTISAHAPMPDVIGVTFTHFQGEEPRGPRFDLYKSEFTAHAEHDDEHATLTAGALSVQVARTSPWHIDFVAHGRTLTTSGPKGMGIMRDATGAHYLREQLNLGVGTQVFGLGERFGPLVKNGQVVDMWNADGGTATEQAYKNVPFYLTDAGYGVFVDHPGRVSFEVGSEAVSRVQFSAETQQLTYYVIYGPTPKDILRKYTALTGRPALPPAWSFGLWLSTSFTTSYDEATVTSFIDGMRERELPLSVFHFDCFWMREFNWCDFQWDPRVFPDPEGMLARLKDKGLRICVWINPYIAQRSPLFAEGRALGHLLKRPDGSVWQWDLWQPGMALVDFTSPAARDWYAAKLEALLSQGVDCFKTDFGERVPVDVAYADGADPERMHNYYTYLYNQTVFDVLRKHRGEHEAVVFARSATTGSQQFPVHWGGDCEATYESMAESLRGGLSLGMSGFGFWSHDIGGFEGTPTPALFKRWIAFGLLSSHSRLHGSSSYRVPWLFDEEAVDVLRLFTRLKLGLMPYLYEAARTAHAEGVPMMRAMVLEFPDDPGCAHLERQYMLGPDLLVAPVFSDDGDVSYYVPEGTWTHFLSGRTVAGPRWVRERHGFLSVPLLVRPGAVIPVGAVDDRPDYDHADGVTLRAYGLERGAQVTVPVGAVTFTVVREGDTLRASSSDPSAPWGLAAGERETRAKAGTGFLSLELN, from the coding sequence GTGAAGTTCACGGACGGCTACTGGCTGCTGCGCGAGGGTGTCACCGCGGCCCACCCGGTCGAGGTCCTCGACGTGACCTCCGGGCCCGGCGGCCTGGAGATCCACGCGCCGACGCAGCCCATCCGCCACCGCGGCGACCTGCTGAAGGGACCGGTCGTGACGATCAGCGCGCACGCGCCGATGCCGGACGTCATCGGTGTCACGTTCACGCACTTCCAGGGCGAGGAGCCTCGCGGCCCCCGATTCGACCTCTACAAAAGCGAGTTCACCGCGCACGCCGAGCACGACGACGAGCACGCGACCCTCACCGCGGGCGCGCTGTCCGTCCAGGTCGCCCGCACCAGCCCCTGGCACATCGACTTCGTCGCCCATGGCCGCACCCTCACCACCAGCGGCCCCAAGGGCATGGGCATCATGCGGGACGCCACCGGCGCCCACTATCTGCGCGAGCAGCTGAACCTCGGCGTCGGTACGCAGGTCTTCGGTCTCGGCGAGCGCTTCGGGCCGCTCGTCAAGAACGGCCAGGTCGTGGACATGTGGAACGCCGACGGCGGCACGGCGACGGAACAGGCGTACAAGAACGTGCCCTTCTATCTGACGGACGCGGGCTACGGCGTCTTCGTCGACCACCCGGGCCGGGTCTCCTTCGAGGTCGGCTCGGAGGCGGTCTCCCGGGTCCAGTTCAGCGCCGAGACACAGCAGTTGACGTACTACGTCATCTACGGGCCGACCCCGAAGGACATCCTGCGCAAGTACACGGCGCTCACCGGGCGTCCGGCCCTGCCGCCGGCCTGGTCGTTCGGGCTGTGGCTGTCGACGTCCTTCACCACCTCCTACGACGAGGCCACCGTCACGTCCTTCATCGACGGGATGCGGGAGCGCGAACTGCCGCTCTCCGTCTTCCACTTCGACTGTTTCTGGATGCGCGAGTTCAACTGGTGCGACTTCCAGTGGGATCCACGGGTCTTCCCCGATCCGGAGGGGATGCTGGCGCGGCTCAAGGACAAGGGGCTGCGGATCTGCGTATGGATCAATCCGTACATCGCGCAGCGGTCACCGCTGTTCGCGGAGGGGCGGGCCCTGGGCCACCTGCTCAAGCGCCCTGACGGCAGCGTCTGGCAGTGGGATCTGTGGCAGCCGGGCATGGCGCTGGTCGACTTCACCAGCCCGGCCGCCCGTGACTGGTACGCGGCCAAACTGGAAGCACTGCTCTCCCAGGGCGTCGACTGCTTCAAGACCGACTTCGGCGAACGGGTCCCCGTCGATGTCGCCTACGCGGACGGCGCCGACCCCGAGCGGATGCACAACTACTACACCTACCTCTACAACCAGACCGTCTTCGATGTGCTCCGCAAGCACCGCGGCGAGCACGAGGCCGTCGTCTTCGCCCGCTCCGCGACCACCGGGAGCCAGCAGTTCCCGGTGCACTGGGGCGGCGACTGCGAGGCGACGTACGAGTCGATGGCCGAGTCGCTGCGCGGCGGGCTGAGCCTCGGGATGTCGGGGTTCGGGTTCTGGAGCCATGACATCGGCGGGTTCGAGGGGACTCCGACGCCCGCGCTGTTCAAGCGGTGGATCGCCTTCGGACTGCTGTCCTCGCACAGCAGGCTGCACGGATCGTCCTCGTACCGCGTGCCCTGGCTGTTCGACGAGGAGGCCGTGGACGTCCTGCGGCTGTTCACGCGGCTGAAGCTCGGCCTCATGCCCTATCTGTACGAGGCGGCCCGCACCGCCCACGCGGAGGGCGTGCCCATGATGCGGGCGATGGTCCTCGAATTCCCGGACGATCCGGGGTGCGCGCATCTGGAGCGGCAGTACATGCTCGGCCCCGACCTGCTGGTCGCGCCCGTCTTCAGCGACGACGGGGACGTCTCGTACTACGTGCCCGAGGGGACCTGGACCCATTTCCTGAGCGGGCGGACGGTGGCCGGGCCGCGCTGGGTGCGCGAGCGGCACGGGTTCCTGAGCGTGCCGCTGCTGGTGCGGCCGGGGGCGGTGATCCCGGTGGGTGCGGTGGACGACCGGCCCGACTACGACCACGCCGACGGAGTCACCCTGCGCGCGTACGGCCTGGAGCGGGGCGCGCAGGTGACGGTGCCGGTCGGCGCCGTGACCTTCACCGTCGTACGTGAAGGGGACACGCTGCGGGCTTCGTCCAGTGACCCCTCGGCGCCCTGGGGGCTGGCCGCGGGTGAGCGCGAGACACGGGCGAAGGCCGGGACGGGCTTCCTGTCGTTGGAGCTGAACTGA